The proteins below are encoded in one region of Rhododendron vialii isolate Sample 1 chromosome 7a, ASM3025357v1:
- the LOC131332444 gene encoding uncharacterized protein LOC131332444, with product MYCSNYTVLSFSLSLSLSLHVLFELGFYVSLELKYGNPCVLAAVLNRHYTYTRTEPSSLDSAKKTGDSSLDRTFKPRLSISIYHRLSNHHLCRPIDSGMEQHRELGFSRAKVLERLLLKSS from the exons ATGTATTGTTCAAACTACACcgtcctctctttctctctctctctctctctctctctacatgtatTGTTCGAACTAGGGTTTTATGTTTCCTTAGAACTAAAATATGGAAATCCCTGTGTGCTAGCTGCAGTTCTGAATCGTCATTACACATACACACGAACAGAACCTTCAAGCCTCGATTCAGCGAAGAAGACCGGTGATTCGTCTCTCGATCGAACCTTCAAGCCTCGACTCAGCATCTCCATCTATCATCGACTATCTAATCACCATCTTTGCAGACCCATCGATTCAG GTATGGAGCAACACCGCGAATTGGGATTTTCCAG GGCCAAGGTATTGGAAAGGCTCTTGTTGAAAAGCTCATAA
- the LOC131333068 gene encoding probable protein phosphatase 2C 22 isoform X2 encodes MECLTESNTASISIEPRLNIEDRATDYVPILRSGAWGDIGFRSSMEDAYVCVDDFIHDYGLKNVSDGPNAFYGVFDGHGGKDAANFACNHLPRFIVEDEDFPMEIERAVASAFLQTDTAFAEACLLDAALASGTTALAALVVGSSLIVANAGDCRAVLCRRGKAIEMSRDHKPGCSHERKRIEALGGYVSDGYLNGQLNVARALGDWHMEGLKGSRGGGPLSAEPELKTTRLTEEDEFLIIGCDGIWDVFMSQNAVDFARRRLQEHNDPVMCSKDVVEEALKRKSGDNLAVVVVCFQPQPPPNLVVPRSKVHRSFSAEGLKELQSFLDSLET; translated from the exons TCAAATACGGCAAGCATTTCTATTGAGCCAAGACTGAACATAGAAGATCGTGCAACTGATTACGTTCCTATACTTCGCTCTGGTGCATGGGGGGACATTGGATTTCGCTCAAGCATGGAGGATGCCTATGTTTGTGTGGATGATTTTATACATGATTATGGGCTCAAGAATGTTAGTGATGGGCCCAATGCCTTCTATGGG GTTTTTGATGGACATGGAGGAAAGGATGCAGCTAACTTTGCGTGCAACCATTTGCCAAGATTCATAGTTGAGGATGAAGACTTCCCAATGGAAATTGAGAGAGCTGTTGCTTCAGCCTTTCTACAAACGGACACTGCATTTGCAGAAGCTTGCTTGTTGGATGCCGCCCTTGCTTCTGGTACTACGGCATTGGCAGCTCTTGTTGTTGGAAG TTCATTGATTGTAGCAAATGCCGGAGATTGCCGAGCAGTGCTCTGTCGCCGAGGCAAAGCAATTGAGATGTCGAGGGATCACAAACCCGGTTGCTCCCATGAACGGAAGCGCATTGAAGCTTTGGGAGGATACGTGTCCGACGGTTACCTCAACGGCCAACTCAATGTCGCTCGTGCTTTAGGAGATTGGCACATGGAAGGACTAAAGGGCAGTAGAGGTGGTGGCCCGCTCAGTGCGGAGCCCGAACTTAAGACCACAAGATTAACAGAAGAAGATGAATTTCTCATCATTGGATGTGATGGAATCTGGGATGTGTTTATGAGCCAAAACGCGGTGGATTTTGCACGAAGGCGGCTTCAGGAACACAATGATCCCGTCATGTGTAGCAAGGATGTGGTTGAGGAGGCTTTGAAGAGGAAGAGTGGCGACAAtttggcagtggtggtggtctgCTTCCAACCCCAACCACCGCCTAACTTGGTGGTGCCGAGATCCAAAGTGCACCGGAGCTTTTCTGCGGAGGGTTTGAAGGAATTGCAGAGCTTCTTGGATAGCTTGGAAACTTGA